In a single window of the Paramisgurnus dabryanus chromosome 23, PD_genome_1.1, whole genome shotgun sequence genome:
- the LOC135768283 gene encoding beta-1,4 N-acetylgalactosaminyltransferase 2-like isoform X1, which produces MWGSCRSFFIIVLCIDFAFLLSLFYIDIDAWRKTSSKIMRFSGLIFDNNPQTPDFLRPSIGPFYNSPSSCSCRNNQSAAQFVSKDELEDLQRRRAEEYRQHQIRTGRANDVLVLAPPNTPLQYPIRGFRVNPMNKTFIPGLAVQTQNRKLYKVSLRVQKGLLSVMDVKEDEKIVFGQNEGNLTISSSSLDHLNELLSRVTYTSTIFHIKTEDLAYFSFENHEVIFPIEIRRQSVPKLYDPGKDINSQVTVLVKAFLRYKGLNALIQSIRVNYPKIKIIVADDSLKPEKVLGDNIEHYIMPPAQGWFAGRNLAVSQVTTKYFLWVDDDFVFLNDTRIERFVEVMEAVPELDVVGGQVERNPFAFTLNYEEGNSEEGGCISRFRGSYAPLPGFKGCFFVDGVVNYFLGRTDAVRKVGFDPFLKRVGHSEFFIDGLGELLVVTCQGLRIGHQKKTNAPKYEKYRNPPKADSENKLTHLYFKNHLKCLN; this is translated from the exons atgTGGGGATCATGCCGAAGTTTTTTCATCATCGTCCTCTGTATCGACTTTGCATTCCTGCTCTCATTGTTTTATATCGACATTGATGCTTGGAGAAAGACTTCATCAAAGATCATGAG ATTCTCAGGCTTAATATTTGACAATAACCCTCAGACCCCAGATTTCCTCAGACCAAG TATAGGACCGTTTTATAACAGTCCTTCCTCATGTTCCTGCCGAAACAACCAGTCGGCCGCCCAGTTTGTGTCCAAAGATGAATTAGAAGATCTCCAGAGACGTCGAGCAGAAGAGTACAGACAACATCAGATCAG GACAGGTAGAGCGAATGATGTTCTTGTTCTTGCCCCTCCCAACACTCCGCTCCAGTATCCCATCAGAGGATTCAGAGTTAATCCCATGAATAAAACTTTCATTCCTG GTCTAgccgtacaaacacaaaacagaaAACTTTACAAG GTGTCACTGAGGGTACAGAAGGGTCTGCTGTCAGTAATGGATGTTAAGGAGGATGAGAAGATTGTTTTTGGCCAGAATGAGGGAAATCTGACCATCTCATCCAGTAGCCTTGATCATCTCAATGAACTGCTGAGCAGAGTGACCTACACCAGCACCATCTTTCACATCAAGACTGAAGATCTCG CTTACTTCTCTTTTGAGAACCACGAGGTCATATTCCCCATTGAGATCAGACGTCAGTCAGTCCCTAAGCTTTATGACCCGGGGAAAG ATATCAACTCCCAGGTGACTGTACTTGTAAAGGCATTTCTGAGATATAAAGGACTGAATGCTCTTATTCAGAGTATTCGCGTGAACTACCCAAAGATAAAGATCATTGTAGCAGATGACAGTCTTAAACCAGAGAAGGTTCTTGGTGATAATATCGAACACTATATAATGCCCCCGGCACAG GGCTGGTTTGCCGGCAGAAATCTGGCAGTGTCACAAGTCACGACTAAATACTTCTTATGGGTGGACGATGACTTTGTGTTCCTGAATGACACTCGTATAGAGAGATTTGTGGAGGTTATGGAAGCCGTTCCTGAATTAGATGTG GTCGGTGGTCAGGTAGAAAGAAATCCGTTTGCCTTTACATTAAATTATGAAGAAGGGAACAGCGAAGAAGGCGGTTGCATCTCACGTTTCAGAGGTTCTTACGCACCCCTGCCGGGATTTAAAGGGTGCTTCTTCGTCGATGGAGTTGTGAACTACTTTTTGGGTCGAACGGATGCCGTGCGTAAGGTCGGTTTTGACCCGTTCCTCAAAAGGGTCGGACACAGTG AATTCTTCATTGATGGACTTGGAGAATTGTTAGTTGTCACCTGTCAAGGTCTCAGAATTGGtcatcagaaaaaaacaaacgCACCCAAGTACGAAAAATACAGAAATCCTCCAAAAGCTGATTCAGAAAATAAACTGACTCACCTTTATTTCAAGAATCATCTAAAATGTCTCAACTAA
- the LOC135768283 gene encoding beta-1,4 N-acetylgalactosaminyltransferase 2-like isoform X2: MWGSCRSFFIIVLCIDFAFLLSLFYIDIDAWRKTSSKIMRFSGLIFDNNPQTPDFLRPSIGPFYNSPSSCSCRNNQSAAQFVSKDELEDLQRRRAEEYRQHQIRTGRANDVLVLAPPNTPLQYPIRGFRVNPMNKTFIPGLAVQTQNRKLYKVSLRVQKGLLSVMDVKEDEKIVFGQNEGNLTISSSSLDHLNELLSRVTYTSTIFHIKTEDLAYFSFENHEVIFPIEIRRQSVPKLYDPGKDINSQGWFAGRNLAVSQVTTKYFLWVDDDFVFLNDTRIERFVEVMEAVPELDVVGGQVERNPFAFTLNYEEGNSEEGGCISRFRGSYAPLPGFKGCFFVDGVVNYFLGRTDAVRKVGFDPFLKRVGHSEFFIDGLGELLVVTCQGLRIGHQKKTNAPKYEKYRNPPKADSENKLTHLYFKNHLKCLN, translated from the exons atgTGGGGATCATGCCGAAGTTTTTTCATCATCGTCCTCTGTATCGACTTTGCATTCCTGCTCTCATTGTTTTATATCGACATTGATGCTTGGAGAAAGACTTCATCAAAGATCATGAG ATTCTCAGGCTTAATATTTGACAATAACCCTCAGACCCCAGATTTCCTCAGACCAAG TATAGGACCGTTTTATAACAGTCCTTCCTCATGTTCCTGCCGAAACAACCAGTCGGCCGCCCAGTTTGTGTCCAAAGATGAATTAGAAGATCTCCAGAGACGTCGAGCAGAAGAGTACAGACAACATCAGATCAG GACAGGTAGAGCGAATGATGTTCTTGTTCTTGCCCCTCCCAACACTCCGCTCCAGTATCCCATCAGAGGATTCAGAGTTAATCCCATGAATAAAACTTTCATTCCTG GTCTAgccgtacaaacacaaaacagaaAACTTTACAAG GTGTCACTGAGGGTACAGAAGGGTCTGCTGTCAGTAATGGATGTTAAGGAGGATGAGAAGATTGTTTTTGGCCAGAATGAGGGAAATCTGACCATCTCATCCAGTAGCCTTGATCATCTCAATGAACTGCTGAGCAGAGTGACCTACACCAGCACCATCTTTCACATCAAGACTGAAGATCTCG CTTACTTCTCTTTTGAGAACCACGAGGTCATATTCCCCATTGAGATCAGACGTCAGTCAGTCCCTAAGCTTTATGACCCGGGGAAAG ATATCAACTCCCAG GGCTGGTTTGCCGGCAGAAATCTGGCAGTGTCACAAGTCACGACTAAATACTTCTTATGGGTGGACGATGACTTTGTGTTCCTGAATGACACTCGTATAGAGAGATTTGTGGAGGTTATGGAAGCCGTTCCTGAATTAGATGTG GTCGGTGGTCAGGTAGAAAGAAATCCGTTTGCCTTTACATTAAATTATGAAGAAGGGAACAGCGAAGAAGGCGGTTGCATCTCACGTTTCAGAGGTTCTTACGCACCCCTGCCGGGATTTAAAGGGTGCTTCTTCGTCGATGGAGTTGTGAACTACTTTTTGGGTCGAACGGATGCCGTGCGTAAGGTCGGTTTTGACCCGTTCCTCAAAAGGGTCGGACACAGTG AATTCTTCATTGATGGACTTGGAGAATTGTTAGTTGTCACCTGTCAAGGTCTCAGAATTGGtcatcagaaaaaaacaaacgCACCCAAGTACGAAAAATACAGAAATCCTCCAAAAGCTGATTCAGAAAATAAACTGACTCACCTTTATTTCAAGAATCATCTAAAATGTCTCAACTAA